Proteins co-encoded in one Capnocytophaga ochracea DSM 7271 genomic window:
- the pruA gene encoding L-glutamate gamma-semialdehyde dehydrogenase: protein MGKGFFKVPKATNEPVKSYAPGSTEREAVLQAYKELWNTKVDAPLYIGGEAVRTGHTGEMHSPHDHKHSLGVYHKASKEHVQQAIEAALKARTQWANLAWEERAAIFLKAADLIAGPYRAKMNATTMIAQSKTVHQAEIDSACELIDFLRFNVQFMANIYNDQPNSSEGVWNRVEYRPLEGFVYAVTPFNFTAISGNLPTSAALMGNVVIWKPSTSQIFSAEMIVEVLKKAGLPDGVINVLHGDAAMITDTVLASPHFAGIHFTGSTEVFQDIWKKIGNNIHLYRSYPKIVGETGGKDFIIAHPSACPKQVATAITRGAFEYQGQKCSAASRVYLPKSKADETLKLVKKDVLSFKMGSPENFENFITAVIHEHSFDKLAKYIDQAKKDKDAEIFVGGGYDKSKGYFIEPTVIVTTNPHYTTMETELFGPVVTVYVYDDSKWEETLKLVDETSVYALTGAVFGTCRYALDEAVKVLENAAGNFYINDKPTGAVVGQQPFGGARASGTNDKAGSAQNLLRWVSPRLIKETFVPPVDYRYPFLG, encoded by the coding sequence ATGGGAAAAGGATTTTTTAAGGTTCCTAAAGCTACCAACGAACCCGTAAAAAGTTATGCGCCAGGAAGTACTGAGCGTGAGGCTGTACTACAAGCCTATAAAGAATTGTGGAATACTAAAGTAGATGCTCCTCTCTATATTGGAGGTGAAGCCGTACGTACAGGTCATACAGGTGAAATGCATTCCCCTCACGACCATAAGCACTCATTGGGTGTTTACCACAAAGCGAGCAAAGAACACGTGCAACAAGCCATCGAAGCAGCGCTAAAGGCGCGTACTCAGTGGGCTAACCTTGCGTGGGAAGAACGCGCTGCTATTTTTTTAAAAGCTGCCGACCTTATTGCTGGACCTTACCGTGCTAAAATGAACGCCACTACTATGATAGCGCAGTCTAAAACCGTACACCAAGCCGAAATAGATTCTGCTTGCGAGTTGATAGACTTCTTGCGCTTCAATGTGCAGTTTATGGCTAATATCTATAACGACCAACCTAACTCTTCCGAAGGCGTATGGAATCGTGTAGAATACCGTCCGTTGGAAGGTTTTGTATATGCTGTTACGCCTTTTAACTTCACCGCTATCTCTGGCAACCTTCCTACCAGTGCTGCCCTTATGGGAAATGTAGTCATTTGGAAGCCGAGTACTTCACAAATATTTTCCGCTGAAATGATAGTAGAAGTCCTCAAAAAAGCAGGTTTACCCGATGGTGTTATCAACGTATTGCACGGCGATGCAGCTATGATTACCGATACTGTTTTAGCAAGCCCTCATTTCGCAGGTATTCATTTTACAGGCTCTACCGAAGTATTCCAAGATATTTGGAAAAAGATAGGTAACAATATTCACCTCTATCGCTCTTATCCTAAAATTGTAGGTGAAACAGGTGGTAAAGACTTTATCATCGCTCACCCAAGTGCTTGCCCCAAACAAGTAGCTACGGCTATTACTCGTGGAGCTTTTGAATATCAAGGACAAAAATGTAGTGCTGCTTCTCGCGTGTACTTACCTAAATCGAAGGCTGACGAAACGCTGAAATTGGTAAAAAAAGATGTACTCTCTTTCAAAATGGGTTCTCCCGAAAACTTTGAGAACTTCATCACTGCGGTAATTCACGAACATTCTTTCGATAAATTAGCTAAATATATAGACCAAGCTAAAAAAGACAAAGATGCCGAGATATTTGTAGGTGGTGGATATGATAAAAGCAAAGGGTACTTTATAGAACCTACTGTTATTGTTACTACCAATCCTCATTATACCACTATGGAAACCGAACTTTTCGGACCTGTAGTAACTGTGTATGTATATGATGACTCTAAATGGGAAGAAACCTTGAAACTCGTTGATGAAACTTCAGTTTATGCACTCACAGGAGCTGTATTTGGTACTTGTCGTTATGCGTTAGACGAAGCGGTGAAAGTACTCGAAAACGCAGCAGGTAATTTCTATATCAACGATAAACCTACAGGAGCCGTAGTAGGACAACAACCTTTCGGTGGAGCACGCGCCTCAGGCACTAACGACAAAGCTGGGTCTGCCCAAAACTTATTGCGTTGGGTATCGCCACGCCTTATCAAAGAAACTTTTGTACCACCAGTAGACTATCGTTATCCATTCTTAGGATAA